In Oncorhynchus mykiss isolate Arlee chromosome 1, USDA_OmykA_1.1, whole genome shotgun sequence, the following proteins share a genomic window:
- the LOC110521608 gene encoding proline-rich transmembrane protein 4-like: protein MAAVMWTSLLLSLAPLLHLQAFTLAPEGTTKAPSHPHTDRQIDDPVLASHSTVWPSWAPVVPTAGARMADSLDSLTGLKDSTLAPEETEKKDNKDEFQGTISDYTETQGFNPLTRPTSPAPVNAQLGSTTYSDQDQPRAQATNRELLALDFSATQQRDILEGDIMVEGIGDELQDFTEETGTDISVFPEEGWPKSATNESALVDCSLDTRTTPCNTTDQSWSPFYPDDIISNQSQRPFLSLTPPLFVPLYSDWNSALATWGFAWEAHIYGLGSVFTALGLISVLCLLGLPLRCPPGSPYFTLLHLFLLATGGTRAFSLLYDAYSHQDHLPALGFLLLSELPFPCLTSAFSVCFLLLSLRSRMHLSLHFSLSLSLPLSTLHRPCLLFFLSLMHFGAFLGSIALFHVFPSLPVLLLLPQGMFILLCLLLPCSFLLFYCHVRQDAKHIQRLSDSEGEVTGSPVLVGRLSRCPFAEAEEWRRAARAGVGGALCLLGCGGLQLYGMLHALGLGGVSAGAGFQPWPWWAYHLGCRLCEVGVCLSLSIIGTQPLLFCCSNSNSSSRTKLNTNTCQGSWARLPCASPAGGPSHPLPLSPILPPHYPWSLGQKEKQVVCDVIRKRQSEALPLYTIMEPSSNGLNLHPNPNPHPGQTKTSRHPNLPDPPSPPGRLQAGVESQGSSQGSLCLDTDSTVDLHPPSPIDLSRSIDQALYSETLFPHSLFSPSRLFHASSSLSLNSPGSHHSQSASWPGNSSADSPLYRTSSCGDVDMSPTRPPQPGCILPGHSDPCCPPECWWRGSNSSYLCQESLSGSSQGLFSSSGTGGAWSHPHTTRGQPSQSSLPRTLPHVTYHRRYRTLSSASQDSRGEGRLEGREDLSESRLLERDTAVQAEFVNVCRQIDALSVCSDTIDL, encoded by the exons ATGGCTGCTGTGATGtggacctctctcctcctctcccttgctcctctcctccatcttcaaGCCTTTACCTTGGCCCCAGAGGGCACCACAAAGGCACCATCAcacccacatacagacagacagatcgatGACCCAGTACTGGCCTCACACAGCACTGTATGGCCCTCCTGGGCTCCTGTAGTCCCCACCGCTGGAGCCAGAATGGCCGACTCTCTGGACTCGTTAACAGGGCTGAAAGACTCCACATTGGCACCCGAGGAAACTGAgaaaaaggacaacaaagacgAGTTTCAGGGAACTATCAGTGACTACACAGAGACCCAAGGCTTTAATCCACTCACTAGACCTACATCACCAGCCCCAGTGAATGCACAGCTAGGGTCTACAACTTACTCGGACCAGGACCAACCCAGAGCCCAGGCCACAAACAGAGAGTTGTTAGCTCTGGACTTCTCAGCCACTCAACAGAGAGACATACTGGAGGGAGATATCATGGTGGAAGGGATTGGAGACGAGTTACAGGACTTCACAGAGGAAACAGGAACAGACATAA GTGTGTTTCCAGAGGAGGGGTGGCCAAAGTCGGCCACCAATGAGTCGGCTCTCGTCGACTGCAGCCTTGACACCAGAACCACACCCTGCAACACAACTGATCAATCCTGGAGCCCCTTTTACCCCGATGACATCATCTCCAATCAATCCCAGCGCCCCTTTCTGtctctaacccctcctctctttGTACCTCTGTATTCTGATTGGAACTCAGCTCTGGCCACCTGGGGCTTTGCCTGGGAGGCCCACATCTACGGTCTGGGATCTGTGTTCACTGCATTAGGTCTGATATCTGTTCTCTGCCTGTTAGGTTTGCCCCTGCGCTGCCCCCCAGGAAGCCCCTACTTTACCCTGCTGCACCTGTTCCTCCTGGCCACCGGAGGCACTAGAGCATTCTCTCTCCTGTATGATGCTTATAGTCATCAGGACCACCTGCCTGCTCTGggctttctcctcctctctgaacTACCCTTCCCCTGCCTCACCTCTGCCTTCTCCGTCtgcttcctccttctctccctccgctCTCGCATGCACCTTTCCCTtcatttttccctctctctctccctccctctctccaccctgcaCAGGCCTTGTCTCTTGTTCTTCCTCTCCCTGATGCACTTCGGGGCCTTCCTGGGCTCCATAGCTCTATTCCATGTCTTCCCCagcctccctgtcctcctcctgctcccccaGGGAATGTtcatcctcctctgcctcctcctcccctgctcctTCCTCCTATTCTACTGCCATGTGCGACAAGACGCCAAACACATCCAACGGCTGAGTGACAGCGAGGGAGAGGTAACAGGTTCCCCAGTTCTGGTGGGGCGGCTGTCCCGGTGCCCATTCGCTGAGGCTGAGGAGTGGAGAAGGGCAGCAAGGGCTGGAGTGGGAGGGGCTCTGTGCCTGTTAGGGTGTGGGGGGCTTCAGCTGTATGGGATGTTACATGCATTAGGGCTCGGAGGGGTGAGTGCTGGGGCAGGGTTCCAGCCCTGGCCTTGGTGGGCATACCACCTGGGCTGCAGGCTCTGTGAGGTGGGGGTGTGTCTGTCCCTGTCAATCATCGGCACTCAGCCCCTCCTCTTCTGTTGCTCCAACTCTAACTCCTCCTCCCGGACTAAACTCAACACCAACACCTGTCAGGGGTCCTGGGCGCGGCTGCCCTGTGCCTCACCGGCAGGAGGGCCTAGCCAcccacttcccctctctcccatcctcccccctcACTACCCCTGGTCCCTTGGGCAGAAAGAGAAGCAGGTGGTGTGTGATGTCATCAGGAAGCGCCAGTCCGAAGCCCTCCCCCTCTACACAATAATGGAACCCTCTTCAAATGGACTGAACCtgcatcctaaccctaacccccaccctGGCCAGACCAAAACCTCCAGACACCCCAACCTCCCTGATCCTCCAAGCCCACCAGGGAGACTTCAAGCTGGGGTTGAGTCCCAGGGCTCCTCCCAGGGTAGTCTATGTCTGGACACTGACTCCACAGTGGACCTGCACCCCCCCTCTCCCATTGACCTGTCCCGCAGCATAGACCAGGCCCTGTACAGCGAGACCCTGTTCCCTCACAGCCTTTTCAGCCCCTCCAGGCTGTTCCACGCCTCTTCCAGCCTCTCCTTGAACTCCCCTGGCTCCCACCACAGCCAGAGTGCCTCATGGCCTGGAAACAGCTCAGCTGACAGTCCCCTCTACCGGACCTCTTCCTGTGGAGATGTGGATATGTCTCCTACACGGCCTCCCCAGCCGGGATGCATTCTCCCAGGCCACAGCGATCCCTGCTGTCCGCCTGAGTGCTGGTGGAGAGGTAGTAACTCCAGCTATCTGTGCCAGGAGTCCCTGAGTGGGTCTTCCCAGGGTCTGTTCTCCAGCTCAGGGACAGGAGGGGCATGGtcacacccccacaccaccagaggGCAGCCTTCCCAGAGCAGCCTGCCCAGGACACTCCCCCACGTTACCTATCACAGACGTTACCGCACCCTCAGCTCGGCCTCTCAGGACAGTCGGGGGGAGGGGCGGCTGGAGGGCAGAGAGGACCTGAGTGAAAGCAGGTTGCTAGAACGGGATACGGCCGTACAAGCGGAATTCGTCAACGTGTGCCGACAGATTGATGCTCTTAGCGTGTGCAGTGACACTATTGACCTGTAG